One genomic window of Salmo salar chromosome ssa12, Ssal_v3.1, whole genome shotgun sequence includes the following:
- the LOC106565316 gene encoding CCN family member 5: protein MDRRDATLLGSLLLCIITQVCCQLCGGPCHNCPWPAPRCPLGVPTVLDGCRCCQVCARQEGEDCTERFVCDSQQGLQCDYSASYPGGPGECVSQNMLGCELNGMHFEEGQTFQPSCAQLCHCLGGGVTCVPLCSDDLQVPAAANCPNPQLVRQPGRCCREWVCESLDNNIYPDTMAAVERPLERERVRQGFRGDGGGAQSPGQGLNSNCIEQSTDWSPCSSSCGPGVSTRSSNKNWACRPQTQTRLCQVRPCQATAVPRSRSHVGTGACDSSFRSPVPIHLEHQGCLSMWAYRFRFCGLQCLEGRCCSPYRTRTVSMAFRCPQGRMIHQQVMMIESCSCHHYNCPQSPFTAYRRAIPWL from the exons GTGTGCTGCCAGCTATGCGGGGGCCCGTGTCACAACTGCCCCTGGCCCGCACCACGCTGCCCTCTGGGGGTGCCCACGGTGTTGGATGGGTGCCGCTGCTGCCAGGTGTGCGCCAGACAGGAGGGCGAAGACTGCACGGAGAGGTTTGTGTGTGACAGCCAGCAGGGCCTGCAGTGTGACTACAGCGCCAGCTACCCCGGTGGTCCTGGAGAGTGTGTCA GCCAGAACATGCTGGGATGTGAACTGAACGGCATGCACTTCGAGGAGGGCCAGACATTCCAGCCGTCGTGTGCACAGCTGTGCCACTGCCTGGGTGGTGGGGTGACCTGTGTGCCACTGTGCAGCGATGACCTACAGGTTCCTGCCGCAGCCAACTGCCCCAACCCTCAGCTAGTGCGCCAGCCTGGGAGGTGCTGCAGGGAGTGGGTCTGTGAAAGCCTGGACAACAACATTTACCCAGACACTATGGCTGCAG TGGAGAGACCACTAGAGCGGGAGAGGGTGCGTCAGGGATTtcgtggtgatggtggtggggctcAGTCTCCAGGCCAGGGCCTGAACTCCAACTGCATTGAGCAGAGCACAGACTGGAGCCCCTGCTCCAGCAGCTGTGGCCCAGGTGTCTCCACCCGCAGCTCAAACAAGAACTGGGCCTGCCGCCCGCAGACCCAAACCAGACTGTGCCAAGTCAGGCCATGCCAGGCCACTGCCGTGCCTCGCAGCAGGTCGCATGTG GGAACGGGTGCCTGCGATAGCAGCTTCAGGTCTCCCGTGCCCATTCATCTGGAGCACCAGGGCTGTTTGAGCATGTGGGCCTACAGGTTCCGGTTCTGTGGCCTGCAGTGTCTGGAAGGCCGCTGCTGCAGCCCCTACCGCACCAGGACCGTCAGCATGGCCTTCCGCTGCCCCCAGGGCAGGATGATCCACCAGCAGGTGATGATGATTGAGTCCTGCTCCTGCCACCACTACAATTGTCCCCAGTCCCCATTCACAGCCTACAGGAGAGCCATTCCCTGGCTTTAG
- the LOC106565268 gene encoding P2Y purinoceptor 1, giving the protein MKMSEDHDVHVLNTTTCANINQFFTHRFLPAVFVLVFVVGTFANFCGLKTVFTRWKKIGSINIFILNLGIADLLYLFTLPFLVVYYALNSTWIFGQTFCKITRFCFNLNLYGSIGFLTCISIYRYLGIVHPMHVMGRITTRHSVAISFLVWILVFIQILPDMFFDKTAPNSSDACYDSTADHLIKDYLPYSIGWTVTGFVIPLLVIVACYGHIVVVLATKANVNTLLKQRCLKLVIILTVLFSICFIPYHVLRNLNLKIRILKMEGTCKASFDDIYVVHQISRGLACLNSAINPLIYLIGNDDFLMRFHDVSKRARMSLVHWTGAVIYRKADPSTEEFQPANFDQLVI; this is encoded by the coding sequence ATGAAAATGTCAGAGGACCACGATGTGCACGTTCTCAACACGACCACATGTGCAAATATTAACCAGTTTTTTACGCACAGATTTTTACCAGCTGTGTTCGTGCTGGTGTTTGTCGTCGGAACTTTTGCAAACTTCTGTGGGTTAAAAACTGTTTTTACACGCTGGAAGAAAATTGGAAGTATTAACATATTTATTCTCAACCTTGGAATAGCGGACTTGCTATACCTATTTACATTACCATTTTTGGTTGTCTATTACGCGCTAAACAGTACATGGATATTTGGACAAACATTCTGCAAGATCACCAGATTCTGTTTCAATTTGAATCTCTACGGCAGTATCGGGTTCCTGACATGCATCAGTATTTATCGATACCTTGGTATTGTGCACCCAATGCACGTGATGGGAAGAATCACCACTCGCCACTCTGTGGCAATAAGTTTTCTTGTCTGGATTTTGGTTTTTATTCAGATACTTCCCGATATGTTCTTTGACAAGACAGCGCCAAATTCCTCAGATGCGTGCTATGACTCAACAGCCGACCACCTTATCAAGGATTACCTGCCGTATAGCATTGGCTGGACCGTTACCGGATTCGTTATACCATTGCTCGTCATTGTTGCTTGCTATGGACATATAGTAGTGGTCCTTGCCACCAAAGCCAACGTCAATACTTTATTGAAACAGAGGTGTCTAAAACTAGTCATCATCTTGACTGTGTTATTCTCAATTTGCTTTATCCCTTACCATGTTTTGCGAAATCTCAATTTGAAGATAAGGATTTTGAAAATGGAAGGCACCTGCAAAGCAAGCTTCGATGACATCTATGTTGTTCATCAAATCAGCCGCGGCCTAGCTTGCCTGAATAGCGCAATCAATCCGTTGATTTACTTGATTGGAAATGATGATTTCCTCATGCGCTTTCATGATGTCAGCAAACGAGCCAGGATGTCTCTTGTTCATTGGACTGGTGCTGTAATTTACCGCAAGGCAGATCCATCAACAGAAGAATTTCAACCAGCAAACTTTGACCAGCTAGTTATTTAA